Proteins from a single region of Strix aluco isolate bStrAlu1 chromosome 5, bStrAlu1.hap1, whole genome shotgun sequence:
- the RECQL gene encoding ATP-dependent DNA helicase Q1 isoform X1 produces MSAVAVLEEVLVSIENELQAVEIQIQELVDKQQELLQKKMRVKSLIKQSSGDLEAGGSKDTETSAEAWNKKDFPWYEKIKIALQDKFKLQKFRSLQLETVNAAMAGKDIFLVMPTGGGKSLCYQLPAVCSDGFTLVICPLISLMEDQLMVLEQLGISATLLNASSSKEHVKWVHTEMLDRNSQLKLIYVTPEKIAKSKMFMSKLEKAYQAGRLARIAVDEVHCCSQWGHDFRPDYKSLGILKRQFPNAPLIGLTATATNHVLKDAQKILHVQKCITFTASFNRPSLYYEVRHKPSNNEDFIEDIVKIINGRYKGLSGIVYCFSQKDSEQVTVSLQKLGIKAGTYHANMDAKYKTKIHKGWAANQIQVVVATVAFGMGIDKPDVRFVIHHSMSKSMENYYQESGRAGRDDQKADCILYYGFGDIFRISSMVVMENVGQEKLYDMVSYCQNMNKCRRVLIAHHFDEVWDSANCNRMCDNCCRENSCEEMDITGYCRDLIKILEQAENMSEKLTPLKLIDAWSGKGVSKFRVAEVTSPKHPREELERIIAHLLLQQYLKEDFSFTAFATISYLKIGPKAGLLKNEAHVITIEGITNKKSVYKDKPSQSSNSKGSRENAQTISKTVQDSVVKKSQEHRRPTCGSNLKAKKLKLQAGGDDQPVVLD; encoded by the exons tgCTAGAGGAGGTACTGGTTTCCATTGAAAATGAGCTGCAGGCAGTGGAGATTCAGATTCAGGAGCTTGTGGATAAACAGCAGGAACTCCTTCAAAAGAAGATGAGGGTAAAAAGTCTGATAAAGCAGTCCTCAGGAGACTTAGAGGCAGGCGGAAGTAAAGACACTGAAACCTCAGCCGAGGCATGGAACAAAAAAG ATTTTCCATGGTATGAGAAGATAAAAATTGCACTGCAGGACAAGTTTAAACTCCAGAAATTTAGGTCCTTGCAACTTGAAACAGTAAATGCTGCAATGGCGGGAAAGGATATATTTCTTGTCATGCCTACAGGTGGTGGAAAGAGCCTTTGCTATCAGTTACCAGCTGTCTGTTCTGATG GTTTCACACTTGTGATATGTCCTTTGATATCACTTATGGAAGATCAGCTCATGGTTTTGGAACAGCTTGGTATTTCTGCAACTTTATTAAATGCCTCAAGCAGTAAG GAACATGTGAAGTGGGTTCATACCGAAATGCTAGACAGAAATTCGCAGCTGAAGCTCATTTATGTGACCCCGGAGAAGAttgcaaaaagcaaaatgttCATGTCAAAGCTAGAGAAAGCTTATCAAGCAGGCCGTCTTGCTCGCATTGCTGTAGATGAGGTCCATTGCTGTAGTCAATGGGGCCATGACTTCAGGCCTG ACTACAAGTCTCTTGGTATCTTGAAAAGACAGTTTCCCAATGCTCCCTTGATTGGATTGACAGCAACTGCTACAAATCATGTTTTAAAGGATGCTCAGAAAATTTTGCATGTTCAGAAGTGCATTACCTTTACTGCATCTTTCAACCGGCCCAGTCTTTACTATGAG GTTCGACATAAGCCTTCAAATAATGAAGATTTCATTGAGGACATAGTTAAGATCATTAATGGAAGATACAAAGGACTCTCAG GGATTGTTTACTGTTTTTCTCAGAAGGATTCTGAGCAAGTTACTGTGAGTTTGCAGAAACTGGGAATCAAGGCAGGGACTTACCATGCAAACATGGATGCTAAATATAAGACCAAGATTCATAAAGGATGGGCAGCAAATCAAATCCAG gTTGTAGTGGCGACTGTTGCTTTTGGCATGGGAATTGATAAACCTGATGTGAGGTTTGTAATTCATCATTCTATGAGCAAATCCATGGAGAACTATTACCAAGAGAGTGGACGTGCAG GTAGAGATGACCAAAAAGCTGACTGCATTTTGTATTATGGTTTTGGAGATATATTCAGAATCAGTTCTATGGTAGTGATGGAAAATGTAGGGCAAGAGAAGCTGTATGATATGGTGTCTTACTGCCAAAATATGAACAA ATGTCGCCGGGTCCTCATTGCCCATCATTTTGATGAAGTATGGGATTCTGCAAACTGCAACAGAATGTGTGATAACTGCTGTAGAGAGAACT CGTGTGAGGAAATGGATATAACAGGATACTGCAGGGACCTAATCAAGATACTTGAGCAAGCTGAAAACATGAGTGAGAAACTCACCCCACTGAAATTAATCGACGCATGGTCTGGGAAAGGTGTATCAAAATTCAGGGTGGCTGAAGTTACTTCACCAAAGCATCCTCGAGAGGAACTGGAGAGAATTATTGCCCATTTACTACTGCAGCAGTATCTGAA GGAAGACTTCAGCTTCACGGCATTTGCTACAATATCCTACCTGAAGATAGGACCAAAAGCAGGTCTGCTGAAAAATGAGGCACACGTCATAACTATAGAAGGGATAACAAACAAGAAAAGTGTTTACAAG GACAAACCGTCTCAATCTTCAAATtcaaaaggaagcagagaaaatgctCAGACTATTTCAAAGACTGTCCAAGATTCAGTGGTGAAGAAGTCACAGGAACACAGACGGCCTACCTGTGGTTCTAACTTAAAAGCAAAGAAGCTTAAGCTTCAGGCAGGTGGAGATGACCAACCAGTTGTTCTTGACTGA
- the RECQL gene encoding ATP-dependent DNA helicase Q1 isoform X3 has translation MEVLDGWWVLIMLCLAKFNSDFPWYEKIKIALQDKFKLQKFRSLQLETVNAAMAGKDIFLVMPTGGGKSLCYQLPAVCSDGFTLVICPLISLMEDQLMVLEQLGISATLLNASSSKEHVKWVHTEMLDRNSQLKLIYVTPEKIAKSKMFMSKLEKAYQAGRLARIAVDEVHCCSQWGHDFRPDYKSLGILKRQFPNAPLIGLTATATNHVLKDAQKILHVQKCITFTASFNRPSLYYEVRHKPSNNEDFIEDIVKIINGRYKGLSGIVYCFSQKDSEQVTVSLQKLGIKAGTYHANMDAKYKTKIHKGWAANQIQVVVATVAFGMGIDKPDVRFVIHHSMSKSMENYYQESGRAGRDDQKADCILYYGFGDIFRISSMVVMENVGQEKLYDMVSYCQNMNKCRRVLIAHHFDEVWDSANCNRMCDNCCRENSCEEMDITGYCRDLIKILEQAENMSEKLTPLKLIDAWSGKGVSKFRVAEVTSPKHPREELERIIAHLLLQQYLKEDFSFTAFATISYLKIGPKAGLLKNEAHVITIEGITNKKSVYKDKPSQSSNSKGSRENAQTISKTVQDSVVKKSQEHRRPTCGSNLKAKKLKLQAGGDDQPVVLD, from the exons ATGGAAGTCCTGGATGGTTGGTGGGTCTTGATCATGTTATGCCTAGCCAAATTCAATTCAG ATTTTCCATGGTATGAGAAGATAAAAATTGCACTGCAGGACAAGTTTAAACTCCAGAAATTTAGGTCCTTGCAACTTGAAACAGTAAATGCTGCAATGGCGGGAAAGGATATATTTCTTGTCATGCCTACAGGTGGTGGAAAGAGCCTTTGCTATCAGTTACCAGCTGTCTGTTCTGATG GTTTCACACTTGTGATATGTCCTTTGATATCACTTATGGAAGATCAGCTCATGGTTTTGGAACAGCTTGGTATTTCTGCAACTTTATTAAATGCCTCAAGCAGTAAG GAACATGTGAAGTGGGTTCATACCGAAATGCTAGACAGAAATTCGCAGCTGAAGCTCATTTATGTGACCCCGGAGAAGAttgcaaaaagcaaaatgttCATGTCAAAGCTAGAGAAAGCTTATCAAGCAGGCCGTCTTGCTCGCATTGCTGTAGATGAGGTCCATTGCTGTAGTCAATGGGGCCATGACTTCAGGCCTG ACTACAAGTCTCTTGGTATCTTGAAAAGACAGTTTCCCAATGCTCCCTTGATTGGATTGACAGCAACTGCTACAAATCATGTTTTAAAGGATGCTCAGAAAATTTTGCATGTTCAGAAGTGCATTACCTTTACTGCATCTTTCAACCGGCCCAGTCTTTACTATGAG GTTCGACATAAGCCTTCAAATAATGAAGATTTCATTGAGGACATAGTTAAGATCATTAATGGAAGATACAAAGGACTCTCAG GGATTGTTTACTGTTTTTCTCAGAAGGATTCTGAGCAAGTTACTGTGAGTTTGCAGAAACTGGGAATCAAGGCAGGGACTTACCATGCAAACATGGATGCTAAATATAAGACCAAGATTCATAAAGGATGGGCAGCAAATCAAATCCAG gTTGTAGTGGCGACTGTTGCTTTTGGCATGGGAATTGATAAACCTGATGTGAGGTTTGTAATTCATCATTCTATGAGCAAATCCATGGAGAACTATTACCAAGAGAGTGGACGTGCAG GTAGAGATGACCAAAAAGCTGACTGCATTTTGTATTATGGTTTTGGAGATATATTCAGAATCAGTTCTATGGTAGTGATGGAAAATGTAGGGCAAGAGAAGCTGTATGATATGGTGTCTTACTGCCAAAATATGAACAA ATGTCGCCGGGTCCTCATTGCCCATCATTTTGATGAAGTATGGGATTCTGCAAACTGCAACAGAATGTGTGATAACTGCTGTAGAGAGAACT CGTGTGAGGAAATGGATATAACAGGATACTGCAGGGACCTAATCAAGATACTTGAGCAAGCTGAAAACATGAGTGAGAAACTCACCCCACTGAAATTAATCGACGCATGGTCTGGGAAAGGTGTATCAAAATTCAGGGTGGCTGAAGTTACTTCACCAAAGCATCCTCGAGAGGAACTGGAGAGAATTATTGCCCATTTACTACTGCAGCAGTATCTGAA GGAAGACTTCAGCTTCACGGCATTTGCTACAATATCCTACCTGAAGATAGGACCAAAAGCAGGTCTGCTGAAAAATGAGGCACACGTCATAACTATAGAAGGGATAACAAACAAGAAAAGTGTTTACAAG GACAAACCGTCTCAATCTTCAAATtcaaaaggaagcagagaaaatgctCAGACTATTTCAAAGACTGTCCAAGATTCAGTGGTGAAGAAGTCACAGGAACACAGACGGCCTACCTGTGGTTCTAACTTAAAAGCAAAGAAGCTTAAGCTTCAGGCAGGTGGAGATGACCAACCAGTTGTTCTTGACTGA
- the RECQL gene encoding ATP-dependent DNA helicase Q1 isoform X2, with protein sequence MRVKSLIKQSSGDLEAGGSKDTETSAEAWNKKDFPWYEKIKIALQDKFKLQKFRSLQLETVNAAMAGKDIFLVMPTGGGKSLCYQLPAVCSDGFTLVICPLISLMEDQLMVLEQLGISATLLNASSSKEHVKWVHTEMLDRNSQLKLIYVTPEKIAKSKMFMSKLEKAYQAGRLARIAVDEVHCCSQWGHDFRPDYKSLGILKRQFPNAPLIGLTATATNHVLKDAQKILHVQKCITFTASFNRPSLYYEVRHKPSNNEDFIEDIVKIINGRYKGLSGIVYCFSQKDSEQVTVSLQKLGIKAGTYHANMDAKYKTKIHKGWAANQIQVVVATVAFGMGIDKPDVRFVIHHSMSKSMENYYQESGRAGRDDQKADCILYYGFGDIFRISSMVVMENVGQEKLYDMVSYCQNMNKCRRVLIAHHFDEVWDSANCNRMCDNCCRENSCEEMDITGYCRDLIKILEQAENMSEKLTPLKLIDAWSGKGVSKFRVAEVTSPKHPREELERIIAHLLLQQYLKEDFSFTAFATISYLKIGPKAGLLKNEAHVITIEGITNKKSVYKDKPSQSSNSKGSRENAQTISKTVQDSVVKKSQEHRRPTCGSNLKAKKLKLQAGGDDQPVVLD encoded by the exons ATGAGGGTAAAAAGTCTGATAAAGCAGTCCTCAGGAGACTTAGAGGCAGGCGGAAGTAAAGACACTGAAACCTCAGCCGAGGCATGGAACAAAAAAG ATTTTCCATGGTATGAGAAGATAAAAATTGCACTGCAGGACAAGTTTAAACTCCAGAAATTTAGGTCCTTGCAACTTGAAACAGTAAATGCTGCAATGGCGGGAAAGGATATATTTCTTGTCATGCCTACAGGTGGTGGAAAGAGCCTTTGCTATCAGTTACCAGCTGTCTGTTCTGATG GTTTCACACTTGTGATATGTCCTTTGATATCACTTATGGAAGATCAGCTCATGGTTTTGGAACAGCTTGGTATTTCTGCAACTTTATTAAATGCCTCAAGCAGTAAG GAACATGTGAAGTGGGTTCATACCGAAATGCTAGACAGAAATTCGCAGCTGAAGCTCATTTATGTGACCCCGGAGAAGAttgcaaaaagcaaaatgttCATGTCAAAGCTAGAGAAAGCTTATCAAGCAGGCCGTCTTGCTCGCATTGCTGTAGATGAGGTCCATTGCTGTAGTCAATGGGGCCATGACTTCAGGCCTG ACTACAAGTCTCTTGGTATCTTGAAAAGACAGTTTCCCAATGCTCCCTTGATTGGATTGACAGCAACTGCTACAAATCATGTTTTAAAGGATGCTCAGAAAATTTTGCATGTTCAGAAGTGCATTACCTTTACTGCATCTTTCAACCGGCCCAGTCTTTACTATGAG GTTCGACATAAGCCTTCAAATAATGAAGATTTCATTGAGGACATAGTTAAGATCATTAATGGAAGATACAAAGGACTCTCAG GGATTGTTTACTGTTTTTCTCAGAAGGATTCTGAGCAAGTTACTGTGAGTTTGCAGAAACTGGGAATCAAGGCAGGGACTTACCATGCAAACATGGATGCTAAATATAAGACCAAGATTCATAAAGGATGGGCAGCAAATCAAATCCAG gTTGTAGTGGCGACTGTTGCTTTTGGCATGGGAATTGATAAACCTGATGTGAGGTTTGTAATTCATCATTCTATGAGCAAATCCATGGAGAACTATTACCAAGAGAGTGGACGTGCAG GTAGAGATGACCAAAAAGCTGACTGCATTTTGTATTATGGTTTTGGAGATATATTCAGAATCAGTTCTATGGTAGTGATGGAAAATGTAGGGCAAGAGAAGCTGTATGATATGGTGTCTTACTGCCAAAATATGAACAA ATGTCGCCGGGTCCTCATTGCCCATCATTTTGATGAAGTATGGGATTCTGCAAACTGCAACAGAATGTGTGATAACTGCTGTAGAGAGAACT CGTGTGAGGAAATGGATATAACAGGATACTGCAGGGACCTAATCAAGATACTTGAGCAAGCTGAAAACATGAGTGAGAAACTCACCCCACTGAAATTAATCGACGCATGGTCTGGGAAAGGTGTATCAAAATTCAGGGTGGCTGAAGTTACTTCACCAAAGCATCCTCGAGAGGAACTGGAGAGAATTATTGCCCATTTACTACTGCAGCAGTATCTGAA GGAAGACTTCAGCTTCACGGCATTTGCTACAATATCCTACCTGAAGATAGGACCAAAAGCAGGTCTGCTGAAAAATGAGGCACACGTCATAACTATAGAAGGGATAACAAACAAGAAAAGTGTTTACAAG GACAAACCGTCTCAATCTTCAAATtcaaaaggaagcagagaaaatgctCAGACTATTTCAAAGACTGTCCAAGATTCAGTGGTGAAGAAGTCACAGGAACACAGACGGCCTACCTGTGGTTCTAACTTAAAAGCAAAGAAGCTTAAGCTTCAGGCAGGTGGAGATGACCAACCAGTTGTTCTTGACTGA